ATACAACGGATTGTTGCGCTGAACCGCAGCAGCTGTGTCTCTGGGGCATGGGGAGCATGCAGGAAAAGGACAGATTTATTGCGATGTTGATCCGCGGCCTGGCGCGCTGGGACAGGCGGGCGGTAACGCTCCAGCGCAGTACAGTCCCGCCGGGCCCCCTTGCCTTGTGGGGGCAACTGCTGCATGTCCTGCGCTGAACCGGCCCTGCAGGGCGAAACCGCTCCGGCCGGCTGGCAGGCCGAACTCGCACTGCGGCTGGCGCACCGGGACGGGCGCACCCGGGTGGTGCAGCGCCGACATCGGGGCCCGCTCAATCTGCAACGGGCCTTTTATCCCGAAGGCGAGGTGGCGCATCTATATCTGCTGCATCCACCCGGCGGGGTGGTCGGCGGCGATGATCTGCAGATCGACATCCAAGTCGACGCCGGGGGACACGCCGTGGTGACAACACCGGCCGCGGGGAAGCTCTATCGCAGTGACGGACGCCGTGCGCGGCTGCGTCAAACCCTGAAACTGGAGCCGGCAGCCGTGCTGGAGTGGCTGCCGCAGGAAACCATCGTCTATGCGGGTGCCGAGGCCGACAGCCTGACGCGGGTCGAACTCCAGCCGGGGAGCCGCTTCATCGGTTGGGAGATGTTGTGTCTGGGGCGCCCTGCCGCAGGCGAGGCCTTCGAGCACGGCGACCTGCGCCAGCGTTTCGAGATCTGGCGCCAGGGGCAACCACTGTGGCTGGAGCGGGCACGATTCATTGGCGGCTCCGCCGCCCTGGCCGCGGCCTGGGGCCTGCACGGGCGGCCACTCGCCGCCACCCTGGTTGCCGTCGGCAGCGCCCACGATCTGGCGCCAAGGATACGCAACGAGGTCGAGGTCGGGCCCGATGAGGCCTTTGCCGTTACCCAGCTCGACGACGTGCTGGTATGCCGCTATCTCGGGGTGCAGGCGCAGCGGGCGCGCCAGTGCCTGACGCGGGCCTGGCAGCTTGTCCGTCCGGCCCTGCTCGGTTGCGAGGCCTGCGTGCCCCGGGTCTGGAACACATGAACTTCTCAAATACAGGGAACTGACCGTATGGAACTCAATCCGCGTGAAAAAGACAAGCTGCTGGTATTTACCGCCGCCCTGGTCGCCGAGCGGCGCCGGGCGCGTGGCCTGAAATTGAATTATCCCGAGGCCGTGGCCTTGATCAGCGCCGCCATCATGGAGGGCGCACGCGACGGCCGGACGGTCGCCGAGCTGATGAGTGAAGGCGCGACGCTGCTCAGCCGCGACGATGTCATGGAGGGCGTGGTCGAGATGATCCCAGACGTGCAGGTCGAAGCGACCTTTCCCGACGGGACCAAGCTGGTCACCGTACATAACCCGATCGTCTGATCCTGCAGACGTGCCAACCGCAGGGGAATCGAAGACATGATACCCGGTGAACTCATCCCCGCCGAAGGGGATATAGAACTCAACGCAGGCCGTGCCACCGTGACGCTGACTGTCGCCAATACCGGCGACCGCCCGGTACAGGTGGGCTCTCATTATCACTTTTACGAAACCAACGCCGCACTGGAGTTCGACCGCGCAAAGGCACTCGGCTACCGACTCAACATCCCGGCCGGCACGGCAGTGCGCTTCGAACCCGGGCAGGGCCGCGAAGTGGAACTGGTGGCCTATTCCGGCGCGCGCCAGGTGTATGGCTTCAACGGCAGGGTGATGGGACCACTGGAGACAGCGACATGAGCCAAATCGACCGCCATGCCTACGCAGAGATGTACGGCCCGACCGTGGGTGATCGCATCCGCCTGGGTGATACCGAACTCTTCATCCAGGTCGAATCGGACCGCACCATCTATGGCGAAGAGGTCAAGTTCGGAGGCGGCAAGGTGATCCGCGACGGCATGGGCCAGAGCCAGCGCTGTGCCTCTGAGGTCGTGGATGTGCTGATCACCAACGCCCTGATCCTGGACCACTGGGGCATCATCAAGGCCGATGTGGGTATCAAAGATGGCCGCATCGCCGGCATCGGCAAGGCAGGCAATCCGGATGTGCAGCCGGGCGTGGACATCGTCATCGGCCCCGGCACCGAGGCGATCGCCGGCGAGGGACTGATACTCACGGCTGGCGCCATAGACGCCCACATTCATTTCGTCTGCCCTCAACAGGTCGAAGAGGCCATGATGTCGGGGGTGACCACCATGCTCGGAGGCGGCACCGGGCCGGCAGCCGGTACCAACGCGACCACCTGTACACCCGGGCCCTGGAACATCCGGCGCATGTATCAGGCGGTGGAGGAACTGCCGATCAATTTCGGTTTTTACGGCAAAGGCAACGCCAGCCTGCCACAGGCGCTGGACGAGCAGCTCGATGCCGGTGCCATGGGTCTGAAGCTGCACGAGGACTGGGGCACCACGCCGGCCGCCATTGACAACTGCTTGAGCGTGGCGGAGCGCTACGACGTGCAGGTGGCCATTCATACCGATACCTTGAACGAATCCGGTTTTATCGAG
The Gammaproteobacteria bacterium DNA segment above includes these coding regions:
- a CDS encoding urease subunit beta, producing MIPGELIPAEGDIELNAGRATVTLTVANTGDRPVQVGSHYHFYETNAALEFDRAKALGYRLNIPAGTAVRFEPGQGREVELVAYSGARQVYGFNGRVMGPLETAT
- a CDS encoding urease subunit gamma, with the protein product MELNPREKDKLLVFTAALVAERRRARGLKLNYPEAVALISAAIMEGARDGRTVAELMSEGATLLSRDDVMEGVVEMIPDVQVEATFPDGTKLVTVHNPIV
- a CDS encoding urease accessory protein UreD: MSCAEPALQGETAPAGWQAELALRLAHRDGRTRVVQRRHRGPLNLQRAFYPEGEVAHLYLLHPPGGVVGGDDLQIDIQVDAGGHAVVTTPAAGKLYRSDGRRARLRQTLKLEPAAVLEWLPQETIVYAGAEADSLTRVELQPGSRFIGWEMLCLGRPAAGEAFEHGDLRQRFEIWRQGQPLWLERARFIGGSAALAAAWGLHGRPLAATLVAVGSAHDLAPRIRNEVEVGPDEAFAVTQLDDVLVCRYLGVQAQRARQCLTRAWQLVRPALLGCEACVPRVWNT